A stretch of Phragmites australis chromosome 12, lpPhrAust1.1, whole genome shotgun sequence DNA encodes these proteins:
- the LOC133887061 gene encoding acetylserotonin O-methyltransferase 3-like: protein MALVHETEEVSSHEDMVGAFALLYHHVFSFIKPMALKCVVDLGIPDAIHRRGGAATLSCIAADTGVHATRIPDLRCLMKLLTTSGLFGAATTADGEVVYTLTAASSLVVGPRGLSNIVRFEAGPVSVTPFFDMPAWLRTAPAPDAPKSLFELTHGRSRWDPANADDDTMNDAAFAESQLLIEAVLSDHGDVFHGLTSLVDVGGGHGSFAKAVATAFPNIKCAVMDLPHVVADAPIADGSVQFIAGNMFESIPPADAVLLKYVLHCWGEDDCVKILRRCKDAIPARDAGGKVIITEMVLGSGPRDRNVAETEEMHSLFLTCISGVGREEHEWKKIFSDAGFSDYKIMPVMGPISVIEVYP from the exons ATGGCGCTCGTCCATGAAACCGAAGAAGTGAGCTCTCATGAGGACATGGTCGGAGCATTCGCCCTACTCTACCACCACGTTTTCAGCTTCATCAAGCCGATGGCGCTCAAGTGCGTCGTGGATCTCGGCATCCCCGACGCCATCCACCGCCGTGGTGGTGCGGCCACCCTCTCCTGCATCGCCGCCGACACGGGGGTGCATGCGACCAGGATCCCCGATCTCCGGTGCCTGATGAAGCTGCTAACCACGTCCGGCCTGTTcggcgccgccaccaccgcggaCGGCGAGGTCGTGTACACGCTCACCGCAGCATCAAGCCTCGTCGTCGGCCCGCGTGGCCTGTCCAACATTGTGCGCTTCGAGGCCGGCCCTGTCTCGGTGACCCCGTTCTTCGACATGCCCGCGTGGCTCAGGACCGCGCCTGCGCCGGACGCCCCGAAGTCGCTCTTCGAGCTGACGCACGGCCGCTCCAGGTGGGACCCCGCGAACGCCGACGACGACACGATGAACGACGCGGCTTTCGCCGAGAGCCAGCTCCTGATCGAGGCCGTTCTTAGCGACCACGGCGACGTCTTCCACGGCCTGACCTCGCTGGttgacgtcggcgggggccacGGCTCGTTCGCGAAGGCCGTCGCCACGGCGTTCCCGAACATCAAGTGCGCCGTGATGGATCTCCCCCACGTCGTCGCAGACGCTCCCATAGCTGATGGCAGCGTGCAGTTCATCGCCGGCAACATGTTCGAGTCTATTCCACCAGCAGATGCTGTTTTACTCAAG TATGTCCTGCATTGTTGGGGCGAGGACGATTGTGTCAAGATCCTCAGACGTTGCAAGGATGCAATCCCTGCGAGAGATGCTGGAGGCAAGGTGATAATCACGGAGATGGTGCTGGGGTCTGGACCGCGTGACAGGAACGTCGCCGAGACCGAAGAGATGCATAGCTTGTTCCTCACGTGTATTAGCGGCGTGGGGCGAGAGGAGCACGAGTGGAAGAAGATCTTCTCCGATGCTGGATTCAGCGACTACAAAATTATGCCGGTGATGGGCCCTATTTCGGTTATTGAGGTCTACCCTTAA